From Leptodactylus fuscus isolate aLepFus1 chromosome 11, aLepFus1.hap2, whole genome shotgun sequence, one genomic window encodes:
- the LOC142185533 gene encoding olfactory receptor 5V1-like has translation MSSSNQTLVTYFILSGISNVPELQLPIFLVVLLTYLVTLWGNMTIFLLVCLDRHLHTPMYFFLCNLSILDMSSSTITMHRIFFSFLTGDTTISFFACLAQMYIFASLTTDELLLLTIMSYDRYMAICSPLRYHTVMSLKFCSKLTAICWAIGFIQVLPLVVMLSSITCFKSIEINHFFCDIMPLIALPCGDISALELFNFVNGLILAVLPFFLTFIPYIFIVNAILKIRSSTGRRKTFYTCSSHLTVIILLYTSLVCQYLQPGSTTSKASSKLYSLFNTAAVPLLNPLIYSLKNKDVKEALKRRRRLLS, from the coding sequence ATGAGCTCCTCCAACCAGACTTTAGTGACGTACTTCATCTTATCTGGGATTTCCAATGTCCCGGAGCTGCAGCTTCCAATCTTCCTTGTGGTTCTGCTGACATATCTCGTCACTCTTTGGGGTAACATGACTATTTTTCTGCTGGTCTGCCTGGATCGTCACCTCCAcacccccatgtacttcttcctctGCAATTTGTCTATTCTGGACatgtcctcctccaccatcaccatgCACAGGATCTTCTTCAGCTTCCTTACAGGAGATACCACAATATCTTTCTTTGCTTGCCTTGCCCAAATGTATATTTTTGCATCACTGACTACCGATGAGCTGCTTCTTCTGACGATTATGAGTTATGACCGATATATGGCCATCTGTAGCCCCTTGCGTTATCATACTGTGATGAGTCTTAAGTTCTGCAGCAAGTTGACTGCCATCTGTTGGGCAATTGGGTTCATACAGGTGCTGCCACTTGTGGTCATGCTCTCAAGTATCACTTGTTTCAAGAGCATTGAGATCAACCacttcttctgtgacatcatgccCCTTATAGCACTTCCTTGTGGGGACATCTCCGCTTTGGAACTGTTCAATTTCGTCAATGGGCTAATCTTGGCTGTTTTGCCGTTCTTTCTGACGTTCATCCCTTACATATTTATTGTCAATGCAATTCTTAAGATTCGTTCTTCTACTGGGAGACGTAAAACTTTCTACACTTGCTCCTCGCACCTCACAGTCATTATCCTTCTATACACGTCCCTGGTCTGCCAGTATCTCCAGCCAGGTTCAACGACTAGCAAGGCCTCCAGTAAGCTATACTCTCTTTTTAACACAGCAGCCGTCCCCTTGCTCAATCCCCTAATATACAGCTTGAAAAATAAAGATGTGAAGGAAGCTCTAAAGAGAAGGAGGAGGTTATTATCGTGA
- the LOC142185534 gene encoding olfactory receptor 6C1-like, protein MYFFLANLSIMDMTSSTTALHRILTNFISGDKSISPLNCFMQMYFFSSLTSDELLILSAMSHDRYMAICNPLQYHTVMNRRVCVVLAISCWLVGFIQVSPLVVTLFHYTCYRSNKINHFFCDMMPLVKLPCDDISFLDLFIFVNGILLATFPFLFTFVPYLFIITSILKIQTNIGRRKAFCTCSSHLMVIILLYGTLVCQYLRPISVDDLDSNKLFSLFNTAAVPMLNPLIYSLKNKRCYVGFEAEFHSELMKLVY, encoded by the coding sequence atgtacttcttccttGCCAACCTCTCCATTATGGACATGACGTCCTCTACCACCGCGTTACACAGGATTCTTACCAACTTTATATCAGGAGATAAATCCATATCTCCCTTAAACTGCTTCATGCAGATGTATTTCTTCTCATCCCTCACTAGCGACGAGCTACTGATCCTTTCGGCCATGAGTCATGACCGTTACATGGCCATCTGTAACCCCTTACAGTATCACACGGTCATGAACCGTAGAGTTTGTGTTGTCTTGGCTATATCGTGCTGGCTCGTGGGGTTTATTCAAGTTTCTCCATTGGTTGTTACTCTTTTCCATTACACATGTTATAGGTCCAATAAAATCAACCACTTCTTCTGTGACATGATGCCCCTGGTGAAGCTCCCATGTGATGACATCTCATTTTTGGACCTCTTTATTTTCGTGAATGGGATTCTTCTAGCAACTTTTCCCTTTCTTTTCACTTTCGTCCCATATCTGTTCATAATTACTTCCATATTGAAAATCCAAACCAACATTGGCCGACGTAAAGCCTTCTGTACCTGTTCTTCCCACCTCATGGTCATCATCCTTCTCTATGGAACCCTTGTGTGTCAATACCTCAGACCAATCTCTGTGGATGACTTGGATTCCAACAAGCTCTTCTCTTTATTCAATACGGCGGCTGTCCCCATGCTGAACCCATTGATTTATAGCCTGAAAAATAAACGTTGTTACGTTGGCTTTGAAGCGGAGTTTCATTCGGAACTGATGAAGCTTGTATATTGA